A genomic region of Candidatus Bathyarchaeota archaeon contains the following coding sequences:
- the larE gene encoding ATP-dependent sacrificial sulfur transferase LarE, translating to MENLDEKYEGLRRFIEEKGRWGVVIAFSGGVDSSTLAAVCRDVLGERAVAVTAKSPTYPPEEVEEARNVAGEIGIRHCFVETDELSNEDFARNPEDRCYHCKKELLKRLKDFAEGLGFKAVFEGTNLSDLSGHRPGYRAVREMEGVFSPWVENEFTKEEIRILARRLGLSVHDKPALACLASRIPFGELITRERLDRVGRAEQLIKRISGVKQVRVRDHNGLARIEVGRDERSLLSNVKVMDEIAGKLKGMGFKFVTLDLEGYRTGSMLAALEPEGRRDA from the coding sequence GGTCATCGCCTTTTCGGGAGGGGTGGACAGCTCAACCCTGGCAGCCGTCTGCCGTGATGTATTAGGGGAGAGGGCGGTAGCGGTGACAGCGAAGTCCCCCACCTATCCCCCTGAGGAGGTGGAGGAGGCTAGGAATGTAGCGGGGGAGATAGGGATCAGACACTGCTTCGTGGAGACAGATGAGCTTTCAAACGAGGACTTCGCCAGGAACCCGGAGGATCGATGCTACCACTGCAAAAAGGAGCTGCTGAAACGCCTGAAGGATTTCGCGGAGGGACTCGGGTTTAAAGCGGTCTTCGAAGGCACGAACTTAAGCGATTTAAGCGGCCACAGACCCGGCTACAGGGCAGTTAGGGAGATGGAAGGCGTCTTCAGCCCCTGGGTGGAGAACGAGTTTACGAAGGAGGAGATCCGGATTTTAGCTCGGAGGCTGGGGCTCTCGGTCCACGATAAGCCGGCGCTGGCCTGCCTGGCGTCTCGGATCCCCTTCGGCGAACTTATCACGAGGGAGAGGCTCGATAGGGTTGGAAGGGCGGAGCAGCTGATCAAGAGGATCAGCGGAGTTAAACAGGTTCGGGTTCGAGACCACAATGGATTAGCTAGGATAGAGGTGGGGAGGGATGAGAGGAGCCTGCTGTCGAACGTGAAGGTCATGGATGAAATCGCTGGGAAGCTCAAGGGGATGGGCTTTAAATTCGTCACGTTGGATTTGGAGGGGTATAGGACGGGGAGCATGCTGGCCGCATTAGAGCCTGAGGGGAGGAGAGATGCATGA